One genomic window of Atribacteraceae bacterium includes the following:
- the dapA gene encoding 4-hydroxy-tetrahydrodipicolinate synthase has protein sequence MRPEFGYLLTAVVTPFDARLAVNFGVFRKLVRELVDRGSDGIVIAGTTGESPTLSHKEKLRLIEVALEEVGDVARVVGGTCSYNTSESIELSREAEKIGVHGILGVAPYYNKPPQEGLYQHFRAIADSVKIPLMLYNIPGRSGVNIEPETVKRLSEILNITSIKEASGSIDQLSRLAGSLPPGFSIYSGDDNMTYPTLAMGGVGVVSVASHIAGEEIKRMIEAFHANDIKEARSIHLRLYPLFKALFLTTNPIPLKAALKLRGWDVGEVRPPLCPLEDNQKTQLIGVLRKLGFLL, from the coding sequence ATGCGGCCGGAGTTCGGTTATTTATTAACTGCGGTAGTCACTCCGTTTGATGCCCGCCTGGCGGTCAATTTCGGAGTATTTCGGAAACTGGTTCGCGAACTTGTTGACCGGGGTTCCGACGGGATTGTGATAGCGGGAACGACCGGCGAATCACCCACCCTCAGCCATAAAGAGAAACTTCGTCTTATTGAGGTAGCTCTGGAGGAAGTCGGAGATGTGGCCCGGGTGGTGGGAGGGACTTGTTCCTATAACACCAGCGAATCGATCGAACTTTCCCGGGAAGCGGAAAAAATCGGGGTCCACGGAATCCTGGGGGTCGCCCCCTACTACAACAAGCCTCCCCAGGAAGGACTTTATCAGCATTTTCGGGCGATTGCCGATTCGGTGAAAATTCCATTGATGCTTTATAATATTCCGGGCCGGTCTGGAGTCAATATCGAACCGGAAACGGTAAAGCGGTTGTCCGAGATTCTCAACATCACTTCGATCAAGGAAGCCTCTGGTAGCATAGACCAACTTTCTCGGTTAGCCGGGTCTCTTCCGCCTGGTTTTTCCATCTATAGTGGTGATGACAACATGACCTATCCGACCCTGGCTATGGGGGGGGTCGGGGTGGTCAGCGTTGCATCCCATATCGCCGGGGAAGAAATCAAACGGATGATCGAAGCCTTTCATGCCAATGATATTAAGGAGGCCCGATCCATCCACCTGCGCCTGTACCCGTTATTCAAGGCCCTCTTTCTCACAACCAACCCGATTCCCCTCAAAGCGGCTTTGAAGCTTCGGGGTTGGGACGTGGGAGAAGTCAGACCGCCTCTTTGCCCGCTGGAAGACAACCAAAAAACTCAGCTGATCGGTGTTTTACGTAAACTGGGTTTTCTGTTATAA
- the argC gene encoding N-acetyl-gamma-glutamyl-phosphate reductase, which yields MVIRVGIVGGTGYTGLELLRILEKHPGTRVEWVTSEHYAGTMRDEYCPAWNKRESVCFEAQDLEGLASRVDVVFLALPHGVSMEWVPKILDRTRVIDLGADFRIKNSVVYQACYGLEHLSPLCVKEAVYGIPEVYRFQIRNARLIANPGCYPTSILIPLIPLLKENLIESRIIADSKSGVSGAGKMATENTHFCEVDGNFKTYNLGKHRHQPEIREQLSFFSKNSVDLIFTPHLLPLKRGILSTIYVDLQEGVREIDLREVWKSYYDPEPWVRVFPPNRFPEIKWVTGSNFVDIGLAVLEPRHLVIVSALDNLTRGASGQAIQNMNIMFGLDERLGLPVSVLYP from the coding sequence ATGGTCATAAGAGTGGGCATTGTGGGCGGAACCGGATATACCGGTCTCGAACTCCTCAGAATTTTGGAAAAACATCCCGGGACCCGAGTCGAGTGGGTCACCAGCGAACATTACGCGGGCACAATGCGGGATGAATACTGTCCGGCTTGGAACAAACGGGAATCGGTTTGTTTCGAAGCCCAGGATCTGGAGGGTCTGGCCTCCCGAGTGGATGTGGTTTTTCTGGCCCTGCCCCACGGGGTCTCTATGGAATGGGTCCCGAAAATTCTGGATCGAACCAGGGTTATCGATCTGGGAGCCGACTTTCGGATCAAGAACTCCGTGGTTTACCAAGCCTGTTACGGCTTGGAACATCTGTCCCCCCTGTGTGTCAAAGAGGCGGTGTACGGTATTCCGGAAGTCTACCGGTTTCAGATTCGTAACGCCCGCTTGATCGCCAACCCTGGTTGTTATCCGACCTCAATCCTGATCCCTCTCATTCCCTTACTCAAGGAGAACCTAATCGAGTCCCGGATCATTGCCGACTCCAAATCCGGGGTCAGCGGAGCGGGCAAGATGGCGACGGAAAACACACACTTTTGCGAGGTGGATGGGAATTTCAAGACCTATAATCTTGGGAAACACCGTCATCAACCGGAGATCCGGGAACAGTTATCTTTTTTTTCCAAAAATTCTGTGGATTTGATTTTTACGCCTCATCTCCTTCCCCTCAAGCGGGGAATCCTAAGCACGATCTATGTCGACCTGCAGGAAGGGGTCCGGGAAATCGACCTGCGCGAGGTCTGGAAATCTTATTACGACCCGGAGCCCTGGGTGCGGGTTTTTCCTCCAAACCGTTTTCCCGAGATCAAATGGGTGACCGGTTCCAATTTTGTCGATATCGGGCTGGCGGTCTTGGAACCAAGGCACCTGGTCATCGTTTCCGCACTCGATAACCTGACCCGCGGCGCCTCCGGCCAGGCGATCCAGAATATGAACATCATGTTTGGTCTTGATGAGCGCTTGGGACTTCCCGTTTCAGTACTTTATCCATAG
- the argJ gene encoding bifunctional glutamate N-acetyltransferase/amino-acid acetyltransferase ArgJ, with amino-acid sequence MNHFPFQVLDTGLDVVPGFQATGVHCGIKKSKKDLAVIVSDEPAVAAGVYTRNRVVAAPVLLTRDNIQKKGAIQLIVVNSGVANACTGEKGLADARRMAEMAAREFDISDPDLVAVASTGVIGDFLPLPAIEKGIHLAREAIHRESSGHSAALAIMTTDTYPKERAVRFVIDGQPVFLAGIAKGSGMIRPNMATMLAFILTNANVERVTLQNALNKVVDRTFNRVTVDGDTSTNDMLLLLANGKGGLPLTETHPDYPIFCEGLEWVCRELARDLARDGEGATKLLTIRVDGAGHEEDARRAAFTIAESLLVKTAFFGEDPNWGRIIAALGRSSAEIRPERVTVSINGYRCVEQGRSVQGDVRTQLRAIMKERELEIVLDVGVGGASCTVWTCDLSVDYVKINSHYS; translated from the coding sequence ATGAACCATTTCCCTTTTCAGGTGTTGGATACCGGCCTTGATGTCGTTCCTGGGTTCCAGGCGACGGGGGTGCATTGCGGTATAAAAAAATCGAAGAAAGACCTGGCCGTGATCGTGAGTGACGAGCCGGCGGTTGCCGCCGGGGTGTATACCCGTAATCGGGTGGTGGCTGCGCCGGTGCTTCTTACTCGGGATAATATTCAAAAAAAAGGGGCCATCCAGCTGATTGTGGTGAACTCCGGTGTGGCAAACGCCTGTACCGGGGAAAAGGGGCTTGCGGACGCCCGGCGAATGGCTGAAATGGCAGCCCGGGAATTCGACATCTCTGACCCGGATTTGGTCGCGGTGGCTTCTACCGGCGTGATTGGAGACTTTCTGCCCCTGCCGGCTATCGAAAAAGGAATTCACCTTGCCCGGGAAGCGATTCATCGGGAATCGTCCGGTCATTCCGCTGCTTTGGCGATCATGACCACCGATACCTATCCAAAAGAGCGGGCGGTGCGCTTTGTAATCGATGGTCAGCCAGTATTTCTGGCCGGGATCGCCAAGGGTTCGGGGATGATCAGGCCGAATATGGCCACCATGCTCGCCTTTATCCTGACCAACGCGAATGTCGAACGGGTGACTCTTCAAAATGCTTTGAACAAAGTCGTTGACCGAACTTTCAACCGGGTCACTGTCGATGGGGATACCAGTACCAATGACATGTTGCTCCTGTTGGCCAATGGAAAAGGTGGGTTGCCGCTCACTGAAACACACCCCGATTATCCGATATTCTGCGAGGGGCTCGAATGGGTATGTCGGGAACTGGCCCGGGACCTTGCCAGAGATGGGGAAGGCGCGACCAAGTTATTGACCATCCGGGTGGATGGTGCCGGGCATGAAGAGGATGCCCGGCGCGCGGCTTTTACGATTGCCGAGTCGCTGCTGGTCAAAACCGCTTTTTTCGGCGAAGACCCGAACTGGGGACGGATTATAGCGGCTTTGGGCCGGAGTAGTGCGGAGATTCGCCCGGAACGGGTCACCGTTTCCATCAACGGCTACCGCTGTGTCGAACAGGGGCGATCCGTCCAGGGGGATGTTCGGACGCAGCTTAGAGCGATCATGAAAGAGCGGGAACTGGAGATCGTCCTTGATGTCGGCGTAGGGGGAGCCTCGTGTACCGTCTGGACCTGCGATCTTTCAGTAGACTACGTGAAAATTAACAGTCATTATAGCTGA
- the argB gene encoding acetylglutamate kinase → MNLVIKISGKNIDREKDSISLPVKRLWDAGHQVALVHGGGPQITSLMNRLGREARFVEGLRITGAEDMDITEMALSGSLNKALVGMLFVRGVPACGISGRDAGLLIAEQEILEREGEKIDLGRVGKIVQVNPALVEVLWAARIVPVISPVSTDRDGRGLNVNADWAAVKLAEALRVEQLFLFTDVPGVLADLHDPATLIRELPVVEIDTLIVEKIAGGGMLPKLRMAQEAISVGVREVFIAGGGALDNLDAFLTGGGTLPATRVF, encoded by the coding sequence GTGAACCTGGTCATCAAGATCAGCGGTAAAAATATCGACCGGGAGAAGGACAGTATTTCTTTGCCGGTGAAGCGCCTGTGGGATGCCGGTCACCAGGTTGCCCTGGTGCACGGTGGTGGACCGCAAATCACTTCCCTCATGAACCGTTTGGGCCGAGAAGCTCGTTTCGTGGAAGGGTTGCGGATTACCGGCGCAGAGGACATGGACATTACCGAGATGGCCTTGAGCGGTAGTCTGAACAAGGCTCTGGTGGGCATGCTCTTCGTCCGGGGAGTGCCGGCATGTGGGATAAGCGGGCGGGACGCGGGATTGTTGATCGCCGAACAGGAAATTTTGGAACGAGAAGGAGAGAAGATCGATCTGGGGCGGGTCGGAAAGATCGTGCAGGTGAATCCCGCCCTGGTGGAAGTTCTCTGGGCAGCCCGGATTGTGCCGGTCATCTCCCCGGTGTCGACCGACCGGGATGGCCGGGGTCTGAATGTAAACGCGGACTGGGCGGCGGTAAAACTGGCCGAAGCCCTAAGAGTGGAACAACTGTTCTTGTTTACCGATGTACCCGGAGTGCTTGCGGATCTTCATGACCCTGCTACGCTGATTAGAGAGCTGCCGGTGGTCGAGATCGATACCCTGATTGTGGAGAAAATTGCCGGGGGAGGGATGCTCCCTAAATTGAGAATGGCCCAAGAAGCGATCAGCGTCGGGGTGCGAGAAGTGTTTATCGCTGGCGGAGGGGCCCTGGATAATCTCGATGCTTTTCTAACAGGCGGCGGCACTCTACCGGCGACCCGGGTCTTTTAA
- a CDS encoding aspartate aminotransferase family protein, giving the protein MLHDQTVALEKNYILDTYTRLPVVLERGKGCRVFDADGKEYLDCVAGLAVNLLGYGFLPLGEAICAEAQRLIHASNLYYTLPQVELARILTGLSGFPRVFFNNSGAEANEVALKMARFYGRRKHSNRHKYIAFHRSFHGRTLLTLSVTGQAKFHQDLDPLPPGIVFAELNDFSSVAGAYDESVCGVIIEPVQGEGGVYPCDPGFLQDLRDFCTEKDLILIFDEIQCGMGRTGSFFAFQEFGITPDIVTLAKGLGGGLPIGAVLAGAKVVSITRKGDQGSTFGGNPVCCRAAAVVSGEIGQDRFLAGVRLKGEFLGKRLGELRDAFPGLVREVRGMGLIWGIDVPGRAKEVVQGMLAEQVLVNACNENTVRLLPPLVIGEEELGTACAALRRVLERIGEPETRDRRELIDYNEKPA; this is encoded by the coding sequence ATGCTGCATGACCAAACAGTTGCATTGGAAAAAAACTATATTCTGGATACGTATACCCGTCTTCCGGTGGTGCTGGAGCGGGGGAAGGGTTGCCGGGTATTCGACGCCGATGGAAAAGAATACCTCGACTGCGTGGCCGGACTGGCCGTCAACCTCCTGGGATATGGATTTCTTCCTCTCGGGGAGGCGATCTGTGCGGAGGCCCAGCGACTGATCCACGCCTCCAACCTGTATTATACGCTGCCCCAGGTTGAATTGGCCCGGATCCTGACCGGACTGTCCGGTTTTCCCCGGGTTTTTTTCAATAACTCTGGAGCTGAGGCAAACGAAGTCGCGCTGAAAATGGCCCGCTTTTATGGGCGGAGGAAACACAGCAACCGGCATAAGTATATTGCCTTTCACCGTTCCTTTCACGGCAGAACGCTCCTGACCCTTTCGGTGACCGGACAGGCGAAATTCCACCAGGATCTGGACCCTCTCCCTCCCGGGATCGTCTTTGCCGAACTCAACGATTTTTCCAGTGTTGCCGGAGCGTACGACGAATCCGTGTGTGGAGTCATCATCGAACCGGTTCAGGGGGAAGGGGGAGTCTATCCCTGTGATCCGGGATTTTTGCAAGATCTGCGTGATTTCTGTACGGAAAAGGATTTGATACTGATTTTTGACGAAATACAATGCGGCATGGGACGAACCGGTTCCTTTTTTGCCTTCCAGGAATTCGGGATCACCCCGGATATCGTGACTTTAGCCAAGGGACTGGGGGGAGGCCTGCCGATTGGAGCGGTTCTGGCCGGTGCGAAGGTTGTTTCGATTACCCGTAAGGGAGACCAGGGAAGCACGTTTGGGGGGAATCCGGTATGCTGCCGGGCAGCTGCGGTGGTGAGCGGGGAAATCGGTCAGGACCGCTTCCTAGCCGGGGTTCGCTTGAAAGGAGAATTCCTGGGGAAACGGCTCGGGGAGCTGCGGGATGCCTTTCCGGGATTAGTGCGCGAAGTACGGGGTATGGGCCTGATCTGGGGGATCGACGTGCCGGGACGGGCGAAAGAGGTGGTTCAGGGAATGTTAGCCGAACAAGTATTAGTCAACGCCTGTAACGAAAATACGGTCCGCCTGCTCCCTCCTCTGGTCATCGGTGAGGAGGAACTCGGGACGGCCTGTGCGGCACTACGCCGAGTGTTGGAGCGGATCGGAGAACCGGAGACGAGAGACCGCCGGGAGTTAATAGACTATAATGAGAAACCAGCATGA
- a CDS encoding argininosuccinate synthase has protein sequence MGTRKKVILAYSGGLDTSVAIRWLQERYDAEVYTITLDLGQGKDLDGVQKKALGVGAKEAFVFDVREEFLNDFVLPALWAGAVYEKRYPLATALSRPLIAKYLVKVAEEKGARLIAHGCTGKGNDQVRIDVSVAALNPELEVIAPARVWGFSREEEIEYAAAHDIPVPVTIENPYSIDQNIWGRSIECGVLEDPWTEPPEEVYDWTQNPRLAPDEPTYLEIGFEEGVPRQLRGQYYSLIDLVEALNQVGGENGFGRVDHLENRLVGIKSREIYECPGAFLLIEAYRDLENLVNPREVTHFKPILEEKYAQMVYEGLWFSPLREALDSFMETVARRVSGTVRMKVFKGSAQVVGRRSEYSLYDLGMATYDKGDLFDHKASEGFIKLWGLPTKMSALVGRKRRA, from the coding sequence ATGGGCACGCGGAAAAAAGTCATTCTCGCATATTCGGGCGGACTGGACACCTCAGTGGCCATTCGCTGGCTTCAGGAGCGCTATGACGCCGAAGTCTACACCATCACTTTGGACCTCGGACAGGGAAAGGACCTCGATGGTGTACAGAAAAAAGCGCTTGGAGTTGGAGCCAAGGAAGCTTTTGTTTTTGATGTCCGGGAAGAGTTTCTGAACGATTTTGTTTTACCCGCCCTGTGGGCCGGGGCGGTCTACGAGAAACGCTACCCTCTGGCGACGGCCCTTTCCCGTCCGCTGATCGCCAAATATCTGGTAAAAGTCGCCGAAGAGAAGGGTGCCAGGCTGATCGCTCACGGGTGCACCGGGAAAGGTAACGACCAGGTGCGGATCGATGTCTCGGTGGCCGCTTTGAACCCGGAGCTGGAAGTCATCGCTCCGGCGCGGGTCTGGGGTTTTTCCCGGGAAGAGGAGATCGAGTATGCCGCCGCCCATGACATTCCTGTACCGGTGACCATTGAAAATCCATACAGCATTGACCAGAATATCTGGGGTCGCAGTATCGAATGCGGGGTCCTGGAAGATCCCTGGACCGAACCCCCGGAAGAAGTATACGATTGGACTCAAAATCCCCGACTGGCCCCCGATGAGCCAACCTATCTTGAGATCGGTTTCGAGGAAGGGGTTCCCAGACAGCTCCGCGGTCAATACTATTCCCTGATTGACCTGGTCGAGGCGCTGAATCAGGTGGGCGGAGAAAACGGATTCGGCCGGGTGGATCATCTGGAAAATCGTTTGGTGGGGATAAAATCCCGGGAGATTTACGAATGTCCCGGCGCCTTTCTCCTGATCGAAGCCTACCGGGACCTCGAGAATCTGGTCAACCCCCGGGAGGTCACTCATTTCAAGCCCATACTCGAAGAAAAATACGCTCAAATGGTTTACGAAGGATTGTGGTTTTCCCCCCTGCGGGAGGCACTCGATTCCTTTATGGAAACCGTTGCCCGGCGGGTTTCCGGAACGGTGCGCATGAAAGTCTTCAAAGGTAGCGCTCAGGTGGTGGGGAGGCGGTCTGAGTATTCCCTCTATGATCTGGGGATGGCCACCTATGACAAGGGTGATTTGTTCGATCACAAAGCCAGTGAGGGGTTCATCAAGCTCTGGGGGTTACCGACCAAAATGAGCGCTCTGGTGGGACGAAAAAGGCGTGCCTGA